The DNA segment CGTTGGGACATGACCGAGCCGCTCGCGGACGACTTCGGACGGGAGGTGACGGGGGTCCGGGTCTCGCTCACCGACCGGTGTAACTTCGACTGCGTCTACTGTCACAACGAGGGGTTAGGCGACACGCGGGGGCCGATGGAGCCGAGCGACGACGAGATGAGCGCCGACGACGTGGTCCGCTTCCTTGAGGTCGTCGAGGGGTACGGCGTCGACTCGGTGAAGTTCACCGGCGGCGAGCCGATGCTGCGTCAGGACTTAGAGGAGATCGTCGAGCGCACGCCCGACTCGATGGAGGTGTCGATGACGACGAACGGCACCTTCCTCCCGGGGCGCGCCGAGGACCTGAAGGCGGCCGGACTCGACCGCGTGAACGTCTCGCAGGACGCGCTCGACCCCGACGACTTCGCCGAGGTGACGAAGTCCGGCGCCTACGAGCGGGTGCTGGAGGGCGTGAAGGCCGCCGTCGACGCCGGGCTCGACCCCGTGAAGCTCAACATGGTCGTGTTCACCCACACCGCGGGCTACGTCGAGGAGATGGTCGAGCACGTCGCCGACAACGAGGGGCTCCAGCTCCAGCTCATCGAGTACATGCCGGAGCTCACCGGGAAGCCGGAGTGGAACATCGACATCGGGCGCGTCCACGACTGGCTCGCCGAGGAGGCGGACCGGGTCGAGCACCGCGAGATGCACGACCGCAAGCGCTACTTCGTCGGCGAGGACGCCGACGGCGAGGGCGGCGGGATGGTCGAGATCGTCGACCCCGTGGAGAACGAGGAGTTCTGCGCGAACTGCGGCCGCGTCCGCGTCACCCACGAGGGGTACCTGAAGGGGTGTCTCAACCGCAACGACGACCTCCAGTCGATGGGCGAGATGACCCGCGAGGAGATCGCGGAGACGTTCGAGGCGGTCGTCGCCAACCGCGTCCCCTACTACGGGGAGTACCTGGTCGAGAACGACGAGGGCGAGTACGAGATCAACGAAGAGTACCTCGGGACGCCGAGCGCGGCGGACTGAGGGCGGTCCGAAGGTGCGGTTTGCCCCGCCGACTCACTCCGGCGGCTCGTACGGCCGGCTGCTCCCGTCGTCGGGCAGCTCTCGGAGGTACTTCGCGAACAGGTCCGCGACCCGCGTGTACGCGTCGAGGACGTTCTCTCGCCTCCCGAAGCCGTGCGGCTCGCCCTCGTACCGGCGGAGCTCGTGGCGGACGTCGTGCTTTTCCAGTTCCTCGACCAGCTGTTCCGACTGGCTGATCGGGACGCGGGCGTCCGCCTCGCCGTGGAGCACCATCAGCGGGTCGTCGATGTCGGGGACCGTCCGGATCGGGCTCGCGTCGCGGTAGGCGTCGAGGTCGGAGACGAAGTCGCCGAGCTCCCGCTTGAGGAGCTGCCAGCCCACGTCGTCGGTGTCGTCGACGAACGACTCGTAGTCGTACACGCCGTAGAAGGCGGCGCCGGCGCGGTACCGGTCGCTGTTCCCGAGCGCGTTCACGGTCATCAGCCCGCCGCCGGAGCCGCCGAAGATCCCGACACGGTCGCCGTCGACGGCGGCGTACCGCGCCGCCGTCGCGTCCGCGGCGCGGATCACGTCGTCGAGGTCGCCGCCGCCCCAGTCGCCGTCGTTCGCCATCCGGAACGCCCGGCCGAAGCCGTCGGAGCCGCGGTAGTTCGGGCGGACGACCGCGTAGCCGAGCGCCGCGAAGTAGGCCGCCCGGTGGTCGAAGCCGAAGCCGTCGAAGGCGGTCGGCCCGCCGTGCGGCTTCACGAGCAGGGGGACCGATCGCCCTTCCGCGTCCGGCCCCGGCGGATGGACCACCGCGTGGATCTCGGTCCCGTCCGAGTCGTAGGTGAACGCCTCGGGCGCGGGGAGCCGCGCCGCCAGTCCCGCGGTCGCGGACGGCGTGAGCCGCTCCCCACTCGCCGCATCGACGACCGCCGGCGGCTCGGTCGGCGTCTCCCGCACCGAAAGCACTCGGTCGCCGTCCCACCGCGGCGCGCCGTGGATCGCGTCGCCCGAGGCGAGGACCGTCACGTCGTCGGCCGTCTCGGGGTCGGTCTCGGCGTCCGCCCCGGGGCCGGCGTCCGCGAGCGCACCGTCGACGTCGACCGCGTGCACGTGCGTTCGACCGTCCTTCGTCGCCGTCACGACGATCCGGTCGCCGGCGTCGTTCCACTCCGGCGCCGCGACCTCCGTCTCCGAGACGGCGTAGATCGGGATCGGAGAGTCGCCGCTCTCGTCTCCCTCGTCGGCCGCGGCGCCGCCGTCGATCCCGTACACCGCGTCGTATCCGCTTCCGTCGTGGACGAACGCGACCGCCTCGTCGTCGCCGGGGCGGGGGCGCGGGCAGGCCGCCCGGACGCCCGGCTCGGCGAACAGCTCCGCGATTTCCTCGTCGCCGTCGATTGGAACGCGGACGAGCGCGGCCTCGTAATCGAACAGGTCGGCGTGCTCCGAGCGCGTCGCGACGACGCTCTCGCCCTGCCAGTGCGGGTCGGCGTAGAGGTGCTCGTCGTTCGCGATCGCCTCGACGCGGTCGCCGTCGGGGGAGACGACCGCGAGGCTCGCCCGCGAGAAGGCGTCCGTGACGACCGCGATGCCGGGCTCGCCCCACGCGAGCCCCGAGATGCCGCCCGACAGGTCCGTGAGCACCTCGACCGCACCGGTGTCCGCGTCGACGGTCGCCAGCTCGGCGTCGGCGGTGACGAAGGCGATCCGGTCGCCGTCGGGGCTCCAGTCGAGCCACCGCGCGTCGGTGCGGCCGTAGCGCATGGCCGAGACGCCCCCGCTCGTGAGTCGGACGTCGTCGCCGTCGGCCGCCAGCCAGAGGTCGGT comes from the Halorubrum depositum genome and includes:
- the moaA gene encoding GTP 3',8-cyclase MoaA is translated as MTEPLADDFGREVTGVRVSLTDRCNFDCVYCHNEGLGDTRGPMEPSDDEMSADDVVRFLEVVEGYGVDSVKFTGGEPMLRQDLEEIVERTPDSMEVSMTTNGTFLPGRAEDLKAAGLDRVNVSQDALDPDDFAEVTKSGAYERVLEGVKAAVDAGLDPVKLNMVVFTHTAGYVEEMVEHVADNEGLQLQLIEYMPELTGKPEWNIDIGRVHDWLAEEADRVEHREMHDRKRYFVGEDADGEGGGMVEIVDPVENEEFCANCGRVRVTHEGYLKGCLNRNDDLQSMGEMTREEIAETFEAVVANRVPYYGEYLVENDEGEYEINEEYLGTPSAAD
- a CDS encoding S9 family peptidase; this encodes MYRRDLRDTDYDGLLADTAVADRVVQAAVGPDGRIAYAKNRELTTDLWLAADGDDVRLTSGGVSAMRYGRTDARWLDWSPDGDRIAFVTADAELATVDADTGAVEVLTDLSGGISGLAWGEPGIAVVTDAFSRASLAVVSPDGDRVEAIANDEHLYADPHWQGESVVATRSEHADLFDYEAALVRVPIDGDEEIAELFAEPGVRAACPRPRPGDDEAVAFVHDGSGYDAVYGIDGGAAADEGDESGDSPIPIYAVSETEVAAPEWNDAGDRIVVTATKDGRTHVHAVDVDGALADAGPGADAETDPETADDVTVLASGDAIHGAPRWDGDRVLSVRETPTEPPAVVDAASGERLTPSATAGLAARLPAPEAFTYDSDGTEIHAVVHPPGPDAEGRSVPLLVKPHGGPTAFDGFGFDHRAAYFAALGYAVVRPNYRGSDGFGRAFRMANDGDWGGGDLDDVIRAADATAARYAAVDGDRVGIFGGSGGGLMTVNALGNSDRYRAGAAFYGVYDYESFVDDTDDVGWQLLKRELGDFVSDLDAYRDASPIRTVPDIDDPLMVLHGEADARVPISQSEQLVEELEKHDVRHELRRYEGEPHGFGRRENVLDAYTRVADLFAKYLRELPDDGSSRPYEPPE